DNA from Streptomyces luteogriseus:
CGCGACGCCCGCGGCACGATCGTCGAGGCCGACCTGTCCTTCTGGGCGACGGGCACGACCCCCAACACCCTCTGGCTGCGCCTGGCCGGACACGGCGACTGGCTGAACGGAGCCGGGCACGTGAAGGTCGACCGGACGCTCCGGGTCGAGGGCAGGCTGGACGTGTTCGCCGTCGGCGACGTGAACGACGTCAGCGAACTCAAGATCACCCCCGCCGCCCTCGCCCAGGCGGACATCGCCGCCCACAACATCCGTTCCTACCTGCAGAGTTCCGGCAAGCACCGCAAGGAGCCGCGCTTGTATCGCCCGACCCAGCGCACCCCGCTGATCGTGCCGTTCGGGCCCGCCGACGGGCTGACCGTGCTGCCCGTGCCGGGTGGCGAGTCCGCCGTCCTCGGCAGCCGCACCACCACGATGGCCAAGGCAAAGAGCCTCATGACGCCCTACATGCGGCGTCAACTCGGCTACACGGCGGCCTGATCCGCCGCCGGACCGTCCTCACCACCCACCCCCTCGTTACCCGCGAGTTCAGCCTGGGGTAGGGTCCCCACCGTTTCCGGCTACCGACTGATGGTGTGCCGGTACAGGGCGTGTCGGAGGGTGGCAACACGATGGAATCCCAGCGGGGTGGCGGCGGACCGGTGGACCTGGACGACACGGGTCTGGAGGCTCTCGCTCCCGAACCGCTGCTGACCAGGGACTACGAGACGCGTCCCGCGCTCGTGTACGAGCGGCTGCGGCAGCAGCACGGCCCGGTCGCGCCGGTCGACCTGCTGGGGGTGCCGGCCTGGCTGGTCCTCGGCTACCGCGAGTCGCTCCAGGTGCTCCAGGACGACGACGGCTGGCCCAAGGGCCTGGAGAACTGGCGGGCCCGCTCCGAGGGCAGGGTGCCGGCCGACTGGCCGCTCGGCCCCTCCCTGGAGGTCAACCACATCCTGATCCAGGGCGGCGCCGGCTACCGGCCGCTGCGCACCGCGTGGGACGTCGCCCTCAAGCCCTTCCAGGACCCCCGCCACCCCCAGGCCAAGCGTCTGAAGGCCGCCGTCACCGCCTACGCCGACGAACTGATCACCCTGGTCGGCCAGGGCGGCAAGACCGGCGTCGCCGACCTGTCCGCGCAGTTCTCCCGGCCGCTGCCGCTGATGGTGGCCAGCCATCTGCTGGGCTTCCCCGGCTCGCAGGGCGACGACGCGCTGATGGACATGTGGCGCGTGCTCGACGCGGGCCCGGACGCCGAGGCGGCCCTGGAGCGCCTGCTGGCGACGCTGGCCGAACTGGCCGCGCTGAAGCTGGAGAAGCCGGGTGACGACTTCCCCTCCTACCTGCTGGCCGCCCACCCCGACCTGTCGCTCGACCATCTCGCCCGCGAGCTGTTCATGCTGCTCGGCATGACCTCCGACCACGTCGGCATCCTCATCTCCAACACCGTCGTGGAGGTCATCTCGGGTGAGGGCAGTGTGCGCGCCAGCCTGTCCGCCGGGATGGTCAGGGAGACCATGAACCGGGTGGTCATGCGCAAGCCGCCCCTGGTCAACTTCGTGCCGCGGTTCGCCGCCCGGAACACCCCGCTCGGCAACTACGTCATCCGGGCCGGCGACCCGGTGTGGGTCTCCCCGGGCGCCGCCCACGCCGACCCGCTCTTCGCCGACCACGTCGCCTCGGGCACCGCCATCAGCACCCGGGCCCACCTGTCCTGGGGAGCCGGGCCGCGCCAGTGCCCGGCGCGGGAGCTCGCCTCTGCGGTCGCATCGGCCGGAGTCGGGCGCCTCTTCGAGCGGTTCGACCACCTCGACCTGGCCCTGCCCGCCGACCAACTGCCGTGGCGCTCCTCGCCGTTCATGCGCGGACTGCGTTCCCTGCCGGTGCGCTACGACCTGGCCTCCGCGCCGCCGCCACGGCCCTGGGCGGAGGAACCCGCGCCGGGGGCCGCCGAGGATGTCCTGCCGGACCCGTCCGCCCGGCAGCGCTCCTCGCTGTGGCGCTACCTGACGGGCCTCATCCGCGGCGGCCGCTGACCCCGGGGGACCGAGCCGAACGCCCATCGCGCACCGGCGTTCGTCACGGTTGCGGGGTGACGCCTTCACGCCGGACGCGTGACAAACGGTGCTGGTGGGCGGCGTGCCCTCTCTGGGATGCTCGTATCAGATCCCGGGACAGGGCGCGAGGGCCCGCGGGGGCCGGGCAGGTACACCTCGATGACCTGCCCGGCCGTTCCTCTGTCTGGGCGCGGAAACGTGGCGCGGAACGGGGGCGGAGAGCAGGCGGAGAGCTTGCGGGCAGCGGGGGCGGGGCTCACACCCAGCCGGACTCCGTGGCGATCCTGATCGCGTCGATCCGATTGCGGCCGCCCGTCTTCCGGGTGATCGCCGACAGATGATTGCGGACCGTCGCCGCGGACAGGCACAGCCGCGCGGCGATCTCCCGGGTAGGCGTGCCGTCGGCGGTCAGCCGCAGCACCTCCACCTCGCGCGGGGTCAGCGGATTCGCTCCCGCGTCCAGCGCGGCCAGCGCGAACTCGGGGTCGACGAACCGCTGACCCCTCACCAGCTTGCGGACACCGTGGACCAGCCGGTCCGGCGGGGCGTTGGTGCTGATGACACCGGCGGCGTGCAGATCGAGCATGCGGCGCAGCCGCTCGGGTGTCGTCGAGGCCATCATCAGCAGCATCCGGCACT
Protein-coding regions in this window:
- a CDS encoding cytochrome P450, with translation MESQRGGGGPVDLDDTGLEALAPEPLLTRDYETRPALVYERLRQQHGPVAPVDLLGVPAWLVLGYRESLQVLQDDDGWPKGLENWRARSEGRVPADWPLGPSLEVNHILIQGGAGYRPLRTAWDVALKPFQDPRHPQAKRLKAAVTAYADELITLVGQGGKTGVADLSAQFSRPLPLMVASHLLGFPGSQGDDALMDMWRVLDAGPDAEAALERLLATLAELAALKLEKPGDDFPSYLLAAHPDLSLDHLARELFMLLGMTSDHVGILISNTVVEVISGEGSVRASLSAGMVRETMNRVVMRKPPLVNFVPRFAARNTPLGNYVIRAGDPVWVSPGAAHADPLFADHVASGTAISTRAHLSWGAGPRQCPARELASAVASAGVGRLFERFDHLDLALPADQLPWRSSPFMRGLRSLPVRYDLASAPPPRPWAEEPAPGAAEDVLPDPSARQRSSLWRYLTGLIRGGR
- a CDS encoding response regulator transcription factor; this encodes MIRVLLVEQTRLVRGAFAALLSREDDIEVVAEADGNGDVLARALVYRPDVAVIGVDSREGEELAVRGELRARLPECRMLLMMASTTPERLRRMLDLHAAGVISTNAPPDRLVHGVRKLVRGQRFVDPEFALAALDAGANPLTPREVEVLRLTADGTPTREIAARLCLSAATVRNHLSAITRKTGGRNRIDAIRIATESGWV